The following coding sequences lie in one Trichoderma breve strain T069 chromosome 1, whole genome shotgun sequence genomic window:
- a CDS encoding phosphotransferase enzyme family domain-containing protein, whose amino-acid sequence MAPPTNSELNERREKNCIAISHERKYFRVGNTWVKRGLRPHEWQKQNETGIPLPKLLGCFEDDGAAYLVTEYVEGVGMNDLDTERQAVVTKELQCHILTLKRLTSDTWGGPDKMLTYCQVLPPYRIMRKSDGRPWRMRQRKQQDLVFCHNDLSMNNVIVDPITLKIRAIVDWEYVGFYPPKFEYPFYRRLGPSVPLDGEVDDFDLLTGMISEDRE is encoded by the exons ATGGCCCCGCCGACCAATAGCGAGCTCAATGAAAGACGAGAAAAGAATTGCATCGCCATCTCTCACGAGAGAAAGTACTTCCGAGTTGGCAACACGTGGGTAAAGCGAGGCCTACGACCCCACGAATGGCAAAAGCAGAATG AAACCGGAATTCCGCTCCCAAAATTACTTGGCTGCTTCGAAGATGACGGCGCAGCATACCTGGTTACTGAATATGTGGAAGGAGTTGGAATGAATGATCTTGATACTGAGCGTCAAGCTGTTGTTACGAAAGAGCTACAATGCCACATACTCACACTCAAGAGGCTTACCTCTGATACCTGGGGTGGACCAGACAAGAT GCTAACTTACTGCCAGGTTCTTCCGCCATATCGTATTATGCGAAAATCCGACGGGCGACCATGGAGAATGCGTCAGCGGAAGCAGCAAGACCTGGTGTTTTGTCACAATGATCTCTCTATGAACAATGTCATTGTTGACCCAATCACGCTCAAGATCAGGGCTATCGTTGATTGGGAATATGTGGGTTTCTATCCACCTAAATTCGAATATCCATTCTACCGGAGGCTAGGTCCATCTGTCCCATTAGACGGTGAGGTGGACGATTTTGATTTGTTGACGGGGATGATCTCTGAAGACAGGGAATAG
- a CDS encoding zinc-binding dehydrogenase domain-containing protein, protein MSLMKAVDIRGGTGERDALFINDHTPKPTPGKGQALVKVKAFGINRMDIIQRNGEYPVPPQAPKTLGVEFSGIIETFGPGNHSTFKEGDEVLGLAYGGAYAEYIAVSSKMLIHKPHAVSWEEAAAIPETWITATQSLHKVLGFTSGKSILWHAGASGVSVAGIQLSRLAGASAIYATAGSDEKCEFVTSHLGATAAYNYKTQDWVSEIKKATGGKGVDFIIDYVGADYFQKNLDVAARDCRIVLLWLLSGGKVPDADISQILFKRIRIEGSTLRSRDEDYQGELRDKLETYMPEFEAGRLKTMVDKILSWEEIVEAHKYMEENKSSGKIVCTIP, encoded by the exons ATGTCTCTGATGAAAGCCGTTG ATATCCGAGGTGGCACGGGCGAACGTGAtgctctcttcatcaatgaTCATACACCCAAGCCTACCCCCGGCAAAGGCCAGGCTCTCGTTAAGGTCAAAGCATTTGGCATCAATCGCATGGACATTATTCAGCGCAACGGCGAATATCCTGTTCCTCCTCAGGCGCCAAAAACACTCGGCGTCGAATTTAGTGGCATCATCGAAACATTTGGCCCTGGAAATCACAGTACTTTTAAAGAAGGAGACGAAGTGCTCGGGCTAGCTTACGGTGGAGCTTATGCCGAGTATATTGCAGTCAGTTCCAAGATGCTCATTCACAAGCCGCATGCTGTAAgctgggaggaggcggcggcgattCCTGAGACTTGGATCACAGCCACGCAGTCTCTACATAAAGTACTTGGATTCACTAGTGGCAAGTCCATTCTCTGGCATGCCGGGGCCTCCGGTGTATCAGTTGCAGGTATACAATTGTCGCGGTTGGCTGGCGCATCTGCAATTTATGCTACCGCAGGTAGTGATGAGAAATGCGAGTTTGTGACATCTCATCTTGGCGCTACTGCCGCATACAATTACAAGACTCAGGACTGGGTTTCTGAAATAAAAAAGGCTACTGGCGGAAAAGGAGTTGACTTTATTATTGACTATGTTGGCGCAGACTATTTCCAAAAGAATCTCGACGTTGCGGCTCGTGACTGTCGCATTGttctgctgtggctgctgagcGGCGGCAAGGTTCCAGATGCAGACATCTCACAGATTCTTTTTAAGCGTATCCGGATTGAAGGCTCTACGTTGCGAAGCCGCGATGAGGATTACCAGGGCGAGCTGCGCGATAAGCTTGAAACTTATATGCCAGAGTTCGAGGCGGGTAGACTCAAGACTATGGTAGACAAGATACTATCCTGGGAAGAGATTGTCGAGGCACACAAATACATGGAGGAAAATAAAAGTTCGGGTAAAATTGTTTGTACTATTCCTTAG
- a CDS encoding DJ-1/PfpI family domain-containing protein, whose amino-acid sequence MASKPKILFVLSSHSAGWYLPEFAHPYQVLAPHVEVFVTSPTGTSMVDPISVKLFKDDAYCQEFYNTKQDLWTTTEKLSSYLGRAKDFDVIFVVGGFGPMYDLATDATSIQLLREFHDAGRIIVALCHGSAALVHVKLADGTPILAGHQVTGFSNLEEEQATANEIVPPGMPFSLEDALNKASGDKYEKSGEAWSPHVIVDPSRKLLFGQNPASAHPLGEKLLEVLTH is encoded by the exons ATGGCCTCTAAGCCCAAGATTCTCTTCGTTCTCTCCTCCCATTCGGCAGGATGGTATCTT CCTGAGTTTGCGCATCCGTACCAAGTTCTTGCACCACATGTCGAGGTGTTTGTAACCTCGCCTACGGGCACATCGATGGTTGATCCTATTTCAGTAAAGCTCTTCAAGGATGATGCATACTGCCAAGAGTTTTACAACACAAAGCAAGATCTCTGGACAACTACCGAGAAGCTTTCCTCGTACTTAGGACGCGCAAAAGACTTTGATGTTATTTTTGTCGTCGGAGGATTTGGAC CCATGTACGATCTGGCCACGGATGCTACCTCTATTCAACTACTACGCGAATTCCATGATGCTGGCCGCATTATTGTCGCTCTCTGCCATGGCTCGGCTGCTTTGGTCCATGTCAAGCTGGCCGATGGAACACCAATCCTCGCTGGTCATCAGGTAACTGGCTTCAGCAATCTCGAGGAGGAACAGGCAACCGCCAATGAAATAGTCCCTCCAGGTATGCCTTTCAGTCTCGAAGATGCCCTTAACAAGGCTAGCGGCGACAAATATGAAAAGTCGGGTGAGGCTTGGAGTCCACACGTCATTGTTGACCCATCTCGAAAATTGCTGTTTGGACAGAATCCTGCTAGTGCTCATCCTTTGGGAGAAAAGCTACTGGAAGTCTTGACTCACTAG